In Gracilinanus agilis isolate LMUSP501 chromosome 1, AgileGrace, whole genome shotgun sequence, the sequence TCAAAGAGAGCTAAGGGAGTTTTTTTTCCCTGTTATGTCAGGTCAGTCTGTGCTCTTGAGGGGATGAATCTTCATGCTGTTATAACTATGAttttccttttaccttctgtAGCAAGTTTCAATAATTTGGCTGTGAACTGTAGAAGTTTTGTAACTATTATACTGACTACTAATTGATCCAGGAACATCTCTGAGTTACTATAACAGGacacaaatatgaaaaatcttatacttttccccctttcaattTAATTTCCCCATAATTAGGTGTAAAagcagtttccaacattttaaaaagaactttgagtcttaaattctttcccttcctcaccttcccactgagatggtaagcaatctgatacagattttacattggcaattatataaaacattttcccatattaaatCCTTTtctggaagaaaactcaaacaaaaaaatgaagaaaatgaatgctttggtctggattctttttctggaagcagatgactttttttttatcatgagtcctttgagattattttggatcattgtattgttgagaataactaAATTATTTACTCACAGTtgttcactctgcttcagtttgtttaagtctttccaggtttttctgagcttctcttgctcatcatttcttatagcacaaaagtattctgtTACTATCACATagtataatttattcagccattcctcagttgaaggGTATCAGCTCACTTTCCAAGTCTTTGTCCACATGagaagagttgctttaaatatgtatgtatatatatacatatatatgcatatatatatcgatcctctccctttttgttttttatctctctgtgatacaaacttagtaatggtattgctgggacaAAGGATCTGttctgttttatagccctttgggcattcatccaaattgctctctagaatgaacgaatcagtttacaactcctcCACAATGCATTCACGTTTCCATTTCCCCACATtccttccaagttttgtcattttccttttctatcataagcCAATATGATTGATGTGGGAtggtacctcaaaattgttttaattagaatttttctgattaatagtgatttagagcattttttgcatgactatggtgagctttaattactttgagaacttttgaacatttatcaattggggaatgacttatattcttatacatttgactcatttctctatgtagtTGAGTAATTAGGTTTTTATTAGAATTCTTGTAAAATGTCTTTTGTACCTTTATGATTACTGTCTTattctccattctattttcccctgtttagtttctgaccacatCCCTCAATGTTCCCTTTTATCTATTAGCCGTGCCCCACttctcttattcccctcctactttcctgtagagtAAAATGAATTGTTATGCCTAATTGTGTATGTTCTCCCCAATCTGGATGAGAGTAAGGTTCTCTTCCTACATCTCCTAtgttcccctccactgtaaaagctctttaaTGCTTTTTTTATGTGTAACAATTTATCccactcttttcccctttccccaatgcattcctctttctcacaccttatttttatttttttagatatcatcccatcatattcaactgaCACCCTTGtcctttgtctttgtatattAAATCTAACTATACTACATCTAACTGCTTTATaaaaatcatcttcccatgtagggatgtaaatctgttgtcttttgatttctcttcttgtttatttttttatgtttctcttgtgtCTTGCATTTGAGAGttaaattttccattcttttcattaggaatgtctgaaagtcttctatttcattgagtACCCATTTTCCTCCCTGAAGAATCATTCTTGATTTCACTGGGTAAGTGGTTCTTGGTTGATGTCCTAGCTCTTTTGCCctccctctggaatatcatattctagactctctgatcctttaatctgttaaatcttatgttattctgactgtggctcgctaatatttggattatttctttttgactgcttgcagtattttctccttgacctgggcattctggaatttggttataatattcctgggagttatccttttgacatctctttcaggaagtgatcagtagatttttttcaatttctattttatcctgtgGTTCTAGACTCCTGTAATCTCCTTTTGAGCAGTTGTCTGATCCTTTACCATCTTTGGCTGAGAGCTCCACAAGCCTTTGCTGGTGATTCAGCTGCTCCCAAGATCTGAGGCTGTGGTGGAGCCTGCCTTGGCATCCTGCTTTGAGTctcacttaaaccccactgccCTAGATCTTTCACACCACCTTCTAAGTTGGGCTGCAAAATTAtttcaccttgtctttttgtgggttgtgCTGCTCCAGAATTGGTTTTAAGATGTTTTATCATAGTTGTTTGGAGGATAATTTTATAGAGATAAGGTAGGTTTGTGTACATTCTCCAACATTCTGGTTCTGCCCTTGTGTAGCATGGGTAGATTTGTCCCAAGATAGTCCAATTCCCCAAATGGTCCTGCGCTGTTTGTTATACTCTAACTTTCAAGGGTCTGCTCCCTCACCTGGTTTCAATGTCAGGGAACAAGCTCAAATCTAACtattttaatctgtatttgtGGTCAAATTATTGGGATAATATCCTTCAAAGGGAGGAATTAGACAAAGTAATAAGTAAAGATATAAAACTTTTCTAATTAAATGGAACAGTAAAATTTGAGAAAGCAACAGGAATTAAACTATATACATATGATAGACTTCCAAATGTATTTAGTATGGAAATTTTAGTAACAAGTACTCAAAACTGTATTAaggattttacatataaaatttcattgaaattttaaagaaagtgaaattattttACCATTTTTAAGGTatctaacaattttaaaagacagaagggtTAATTTGACAGGTTAGGGtctcttgaatttttttgtaGATACTTATATTAGGTACAAAGTTTAGGTAAAATAATTTGGCAGCATTATCAGAacagtttcagcttttgctgcaacTAAGCCTCCATCTTCGCTCTGCTCCCTAGGTAAAGTAATTTAGAACCAAAGAAGCAAAGCCTCCTTCAGAGGTGTCCTGAGAATGAGTCTTACTCCAAGAATATCCAAGAGAAGATATTTCTGGGGTTCACATGCGTACACAGGACATCTGAGATGCAAGACAAAATGTGATGATTAAGCAGACTTTTGAACTGGGTCACTAGGATACAAAAGAAATCTGATGTGATTTAACACTGATGATCACCACATGTTTGAAATCTCAAACTCTTATCTCCTCAATTATTTCAGATTTCACCCATCAAAGTTTTTGGGCAAAGCCAGTCAGAGAAAGGTCTCTGACCCCTGGAACAGCACTGTAGCTTCATAGTTGACTTAATATGAGATAGGATTCCCCCTTGATTTCAAATTCTTCTCTACCTCCccaaccttcccctttctaacTTGCCTTTGCCCCTATCTGCCAAGCCACCCAGGTTTACAACCCAGGTGCCATCTTTGACCCATCATTCTCACTTTCCCCTATATCCGATCTGTTGCTAAGTCCTGACATTGCCACCTTTTGTGacattgtgataatgagattaaatctaccctgcccatttttagatctaattaccaaaaatgtaaacaccccacttaattctcaagttgggaagtctgtaacccattTGTGCGAAAGTAGGTGACATATCAGAACTgattgactgccccctgggcagatcctaagcaaagcatttgttgtgattggacacataaactagaaggatggcacaggaagtgacacaaaagaagtgcctttaaaaggaAGTGACAACTTCCTATGAGTTActtcttgtttgtttcttggAGCTGGAGCTTGAGTTGGAGATGCTGCTTGCTGGACTtgggacctgagaccttggtgagactgttcttaaatctttcccttagaactacacatggtgagtgtaaagactgactctttctggatttctctgaaggaactctcctttcaagagaggcttcatgactgaagttttgcttcatttaGCCCTCAGCTGAGCCTtccctggctgaggactaattagccctgcctggatTGAGCCAGGGaacagagcaaattacttagtgagTTAAGCTAGacctcttactctaccctcttctcatccctTTACTTCTACtctcttctattttataaataaattactaagatcattttagaattgatgtttattcaattcttggcaaccactcctttaaatatttagtccaaccaaacaaaaaccctaatttttcctttttacaacaTCTCTTACATGGCtagtccccttctctcttttgacaCTGACTATCTTGGAAGAGGCCCTCATCACTTTGTCTGAACTTCCTGGTGGAtctcctctctgcctcaagtctctctcctcactccagtccatctCAGACTAATCTCAACCactcaccaaagtgatttttctaaagtgtaggTTTGACCATGTTACACACCCTCTCCCCCACCAACTCAAAgtctaatggctccctattacctctaggatcaaataaaaacttttttcctttgaaagcCCTTCACAAACTGCTTCCTACTGTTCCGATCTTTTTACACTTTTCTCACTTCTATCTAACTCTAAAATCCAGTACACTGGCCTCTTGGCTATTCCTTGCACAAGAAACTCCATCTCCTGAAATTTTCCTCCcaatggcttttctttttttcctttgttttctgacttggaactgatactaaatattggttgcaaggcagaagagtgataaaagggctaggcaactgggattaagtgatttgcccaggataatacagctaggaaatatctgaggtcagatttgaacccaggccccctcccattccccccacccttgggtctggaactctatccactgagccacctagcttccccttcaCTGTTTTTTCCTGATTGTCTGGTATgcttcttctttgtctctcttagCTTCCCTAAAAGTCTAGGCTCAAACCCCACGATCTACAGGGACCAGTTTCCCTCAAAGCTACTTCCAATTTACCCTGTATCTATCTCATATAtacacagctttttttttttttttttttttgctatctccCACCACTAGAATAGAAGCCCCTCCAGGGCAGGGACTCCATGGTCCCCCTTTAGCTCACAgcatttacttaataaatgttgatacCCAGTCTACTTCCTTAGGTTATGCTGGGCCAACTCTCGAatgcactttctttttctgtaccCAGGAAACACAATTCTAAACTTTTGTTGAAAGACCCATAAACTACTTTTAATAGCTTcttatttatatctttctttcAAAAGGcattaaatcctataaatttcTAAGAGGcatatctttttcatctttgtgcaCATCTGTTGAATTGGCATGGGAACTTGGGGTTTCCCTTTTggacaccccaaactccagaagcATTTCAAGTCAAagagcaggaaaattcctttcatttcttgcAGCCTGGCAATTctgaggaaaaggtgactctGGACATCAGAGACTCATGATAAGAAGAGACCCCTGAAATATtctccttggattctcccctagattttgagatggacacagatatacaTCTTCTGGTTATGCTCTGACACCATTGGGTTGTAATTAGGacatctacttgtcccctaaGTCTTCAGGACACAAAATACCACTCTAGCCCCATGTCAGGGGACTAACACCCCCCACTTCTGCCTAAACTCATACTATCATGTAGCACCTGTTGTCAAGAGGGTATAAAAAAATCCAGAACCCATCCCTCCTAGGAGGTAATGACCACTCTTGTGCCTGTCCTTCCAGccaattcaacatgaattccaaattaatatatttctctttttatttctaagctaagttaaggagtcttgcattcttgtcCCAAACTCCAGGGGTTCACCCCAAGGCACCCCACAACAGAATGAATGCTAGTAGCATTTGTGCCAATGAGCTTTTATTTCTGTGAGGCAGGTTTCAATTTGGTCTAAccaacaaataattataatagctggCAATGTATATTAGCTAAGAACAACTTTCCTGAGGAAGATGCATTTATCCCCCTTTGatagatgagaagactaagcctgagaaagggaaatttttttgGCCAGGGTCTTCCAGCTACTAAggtggtctgaggccagatctgaacccaaacAACCCCCAGCTCTACTCACTATACCTCCTAGTGGGAATAGGTCAGACTgatgagaaagtgaaaggaacTCTGACTATAATAATTGGTTGCATTTGCTCAAGCCTCCATTTTTGACTGAGTCACCAAACAGTGGTTTTACTTCTCATTCCATGGATTTCTTTATTTGCAATAGGGGAATGATCATCTCTAAGGCCACTCCCCATATCAAATCAAGTGGCTTCTAAAAGTCTTTTCGGTTTTATGACCATCTATTTTTGCTTCCTGCTTTTCCTTAGGCAAGTCCAAGGGCTGGCCTGGAACCAGAATGAGTCAAGGACTCAAGAACCTGAGGGAAGGGTGGGTCCAGAGACACTCATTCCAGGGAGAACTTTGGTCCTGGGGGCCAAAAGTAGTTGAAGGGAAAAGTGAAATTTCTGGGACCAGAGGATCTCCTATCATCACTGAATTTAAAGGAGAGGAACAATTAACTAACTATTCAGTGAAAAAATCACCCCATCATGGCTGTGtggagtcacttcaccccaactgCCTGGCCCTGAACACTCTTCTGCTTATTCTAACAcattgtaagagtttaaaaaaatgacaattaaaaaaaaaaaagaaaatttccccatCGATTTGAGGCGTCGTGTAAGATAAGGAAGTGAGCTCCAATGACTGCTAAAATCTGTGGGTACGGGTGGCCTCCCCAGAGTCCTCAGGTCTCATCTGGTAGTCCTAGAGCTCCCAGAATCATGGTCCTCTTTCCCCTTGGGAAAAGTGTTTCCATGAGGCCAGACTGATCCccaaaagggggaaggaagagtgaGAGCTTGACTCTGACCGTGCTTTCCTTCTCGGTCCTGCCGGTTGCAGAAGAGATCTTGTATCGTGTGCCAGAGAGCCAAGTGGGAAGCCTTGTCCAGTCTGTGCCAAGGCCAGATAAGAGGCCGGGGTGGGGCAGTACGGGAAGGCTAAGCTCGGCTCTAAAGCTCTTTTACCACAAATCCCCGGGGTAGGGACACTCCCTTCTGGTGGAATGGGTCTACTCTCAGAGGACTCCCAAAGCCTCTTCCCACCAGTACACCCCTCTTATTTGGACTGCCGCCAAATGCCCTTTCCAGAACTTAAGGTTGCCTAGGGAAGAGCATGTTATGCCCAACATGGCGAAGAGCCTTTCTTACTAGCAAGGGCTCCGCACGGAATACACGAAAGGCAGAGTAAAGGGAGGCTTCTGGGAGCAGCTGATGGGGGACGGAGTGAGGATAAGGAGCCAGCTCATCCGGGTCCGCCAAGTACACTTCAGGATGCTGCTTTGTGAACATTTCCAAGGTCTCCAGGGCACCCCCAGAATTCCAGCCGGGGGTACCGGAGCCGTCTTCCACACTCACCTGGCCCAGTCCTAACTGAATCCTTATGGAAAGGGTGGGACGAGAGGGGGCACTTACGGCTGGGTCTCCGGGCGACTGGGCTGGGGCAGGTTTCGACGTTGCCGACTTCTCATCCCTGTGAAAACTGCGGAATTCCCCCACTCCCGCCCCACGTCCGCTTTTTATGGACTTCCTGGTAGTCGAGCCCCCAAGCACGTGGAGGGGTGGGACTGGAGCATTTAAAGAGCCCACAGCGTGGGTGTGGGGAAGGAGCTGCCTCCGGCTCTCCTGCAACAGGACCCTTGGGAAGTCCCGGCGCTCGCTCCCTCCCTCCGCTGGGTTTCCtaaacaccccccccccctttttttttcttgaaagactGGAAGAGCCAGGGCTTTTTGGTCGATAAGTCTCTTGAACCCATCTCCCGAGGAATCCTGGGATACTTATTTCTCCAAGCCCCCCCGCCCGcagtggaggagagaaggggggaatAGCAAAGCTGCCAGAACTTCTGGAGTTCTCTCCGCATCAACGAGCCCTCCTCTGTAGCCAGCGGATAAGAGGGAGTGGTGAGGGGACTAGCTGTCTGTATAGATACAAGTCTTTATTTAGACATTTATGTTGGCCTAAAAAACCTCAGAATGTAACTGCTCAGTCACAAAAACACAGCCACCGAAACACAGTCCACCCCACCACTTTGCTCTCCTCCAGTCGCTAGCTTCTTCTCCAGCCGGCCTCGTGCCAGGCTCGCTCTCGGTCCTGGGGGGCTGCAGAGGGGAGTCTCCTGTTCCCTCAGTATTTGCGCTGCCTCAAGAAGAGCCCTCCTCCGGTGGGTCGGACGGGAGTGGTCGAAGGCGAAGGGTCTTCGGAGTCTAGGCTAAAGAGATCTCGGCCAGTCCTGAGGATCTGCTCCTCCAGCTTCTTGTGCCGCTTCATGTCGGACAGAACCTTGTCGAGGCGGGCCTCGCGCTTCTGGCTCCGGGCCGAGCTCCCTGGAGGAGCGCACGGGATGGGAAGACTGAGGACCCTCGCTCCCCACCCCACTACCGCTAGGAGATCCCGGGAGTGAGTAGCTAAACTCATTTACACCAACTTGGCTGCTCTGGGGGGCGGGGTGGGACGGGGCAGCGGCCTTAAGCCTAGCGGCCTAGGGAGGAGAATGACCAGAACTTCCCACCTGTTCCCCTCCCCTTCGGTTTTCACATAAGCTCTCCCACTCCGTACCTGGGGTACGTCTTCGGTCAATCAGAGAATCCTTGGGCGTCATGGGCTCATCATCAAAGTCAAATTCTGTGGGCACATGAGGTCTGGGACCcggcaaaaagagagagaggggctgTGGGCAACTTCTTTGGTTaaacaccccctccccccccccccaactgcaGGGGTGGGGGCAAAACTAAGGGGCCAGAGAAGTCAccctctgctttttttcttcaacttgcttcctgggtttctttttcttctctgccctTTAATTGCTTCCAGCTCTGTTTATTCCTTGGCCTCCCAACCCCTTCATCTTTCCTTAGGCATTCATCCTACTTTATAGgtagtgaagtggatagagtattgggcctggagttaggaagacctgagatcagaTGAATTCACCtgctcttactagttgtgtgaccctaggcaagtcacttaaccgctgcctgcctcagtttcctcatctgtaaaatggggataataaaagcacctgcttcccatcaggatcaaatgaggtaatatttggaaagcacatagttaagtactctataaatgaAAGCTACTGTCAGTTGCAGCTTGTTCCCTCCCATCCCTTCTCCCTTGGTGCCCAGGAGCAGGAGGCTGCCACACTCAACtcacttttcctcttcctcctcctctgcctcAGGCTCTTCATCTgatttctcttcctcactctggACTTCTGGAGTGGGAGGCCGGCGGGGTAGAACCTCAGCCTGGAGCTCCAGAGTCCCATGGGTAGCCAGCAGCTCATAGAGCTTTCTAATTTCTGCAGGGGGTGGCATCCAGGGTTCCCCATCCTGGGGTAACTCTAGCTCTTCATCGCTGCAAGGCACACACCAATCTTCCTTTCCCTCATCATCGTCgtcatcttcttcttcctcctctgaggTACCCGTTGGTTCTACCGGTGCCTCTTCAAGGGTCGATTCCTCTGCTTCCACCTCCACCTGGACTTCTTCTCTggccctttcccttccctcctcctcctctacctcTTGGGCCGAGTCAGTCCGGGCAGGGGCCCCCGCAGGGTCCTCCACAGCCAAAGCTTCCAGGCCAGAAGTCACCTCCCCTTCCCCCGGCTCCAACGCTGCAGTGGTCACCACCAAAGACTCCATGGCCCTGGGCCAAGGCCCTAGAACCTCTGGGGAAGAAGCCCAACAATGACTGCTAGCTTAGGAGGTTGAGGGTCTGAGGCACAGACCTGGCTGGGAATAGGGGGGCGCGGGAGTCAACAATAGGGGAATCCCCAATTCCTAACGTAGGAGTAGGATCCACCAGGGAGATCTCCAGGCTGAGAGCAAAGGGGCTAGCTGcgtcccttccctctcctcattCCCCGCCAGTACCCCCAAAGTCTACACTGTCGGCTTCAGGGCTCTCCCCCAGGATCTCAAAGCGTAGGGGACAGGAAAAGtagttttttataaaaaaaaaaaaagccagcccCCCCTACCCCCAATTTATAATGCCACCTCGAAAGAAAAGGCCACACACCTAGATGAGGGGGAGTCTTCtgcctctctccccctttcccccaggGGGTCAGACACGGCAAGGACTGGGGGAGGGGCCGGTAAGCGAGAAAAGTCCACGAGCGCGCGCTTTTCCCACGTTAACTCCACCCCTTCCCCACTCTCCGCCCCAGCGACCGCGGCGCGCGCATCCACGCGGGTCCCCTCGAAGTCGATCTCGGGACCAACTCCCACGGTCGTTCCACATCCACCCGCGTCCCTGCCCCTTGCGCGAGGAGATCCGATACGCACCTGGTGCAGCACCCTTGCCCACCCCCTCCTCACCCCCCAACTCCGATCATGGTAGGCGCATGCGCCTGGAGCAGGACTCGCGGCTCCAGGGATGAGGGAAAAACCCTGTAATCCTGCGGGTCTGGCGTCTGCCAGGAATTAAGATGGCTACCAAGGCAGCGCATGCGTACCGCATTAAACATCCCTGGCGTAGACATAATCATCTCCCTGCGCCTCTCTTCCCCcctaccacccccacccccctaaCGCGTCCCGTTTTCTCGGAGCCTAGGGGACTTGAGGGTCTTGAGAGTGAGAGCCAACCACTAGTATCACAAGTTTCTGTATCGATTTAGGGTTTGCATAGCGCTTTCTTCATCGCAATTCTAGAAGGCAGCCAGGGTGTGCatcattatatccattttacagatgagggaaatgaggctcagaagggggtggggggatgctACTAGGAAGCCGTATATTTACTGAGAGTAGCATGTGACGAGGACCATCTAGGGGACTGATAAGGAGGTGGCAGAGGCCGCGGCGAGAGGGAAGAGCCCAGGACAGGCGCCGACGGACAGAAGAAGCCAAGAGAGCCACATCTCATGCACAATCTCAGTTTATTGGTGTTCATATTCATGCAGCATCCTCCATACAAAAAGAGTAACCAGTTaggtgttttgtgtgtgtgtgtgtgtgtgtgtgtgtgtgatttttttaGATCCGTGGGTTTTCCccccacacctttttttttttttagaaaagaaaaaaaaatttctctgctAACTGGGCTGGCTGGGTAGCTCCCCACCCCAAACCTCGTGCCCTGCCTCGTGCGGCAAAATTGCCCTcctcccctgaaaaaaaaaaaatccacaaggACACGCCCCTTGCAAGCCCAGGCATAGAGCTCCGAAGCCCGGCATTTGGTCcgattttttggctttttttttttcttaaaaagcacGTGAATGGCACAACTGTCCCCCTATAAATAAACTAATACATAAATAAACCGTTAAAATCCTCTCTTTTGGGGCAGCCAGGGGAGGGGAATGTGGACTAAGGCGCAGCGCCTGGGTGACAACACTGGGAGGGTAAACACGATCCCAGGTTAGAAATCACCCGCCCCAGTTCCATTCCCTCATGCGTGGTATGTGCTTAGAACAGGCATCGCAGACCAAACAGCAATGCACcccagcccccctccccccatacatGAAATTAGAAGATACTTCAAGACCTACCCCACCCCCCTTCCCCTTCATGCCCCCCAATGCAGCTCTCTCCCCATACTGTGCTTCATGGGGAGATATTTGAGAGGGTAGACCCTTAGTCTGCTCCCAGAAATTGTCTTTTAAGAGAATGAACAGTCAGAGAGATAGgctggatttttgtttttgcatatcATTTCCAGGAGGATGTTGAACCATCACTCCTTTCCCCAACTTGAACTGGGCAGCCCCTGACAACCCCTTCCTTTGAGGGAAGGAGGAGTGGGCAGGCTTTCAGAAAGTCTAGTCTGTTCAGTTGGAGGTGGGGAACAGGGTCAGGTCACCCACCACAGCCCCACTTCACTCTGCCCAGTTTGTTTTTGTAGACTGtccaggaaaggggaaagagggaggtgagaaattgaggcaagggATGGAAAGTGAACCCTGAGAGAAGGGCCATGACTGGGAAAATCCATGATGAGAAAAGAGGTTGGGAGAAGGGcatgaggaaagaggaaaggaagctgagaatatgagaagaaaataataaagaaggataagggaaagggagacaaagaaggaagaaagggaaggctAGCAGATTAGCAGAAGATAGAAGAGGGGCAGGGAGAGGTAAATGAGGTGGCACTGGGATGAGATcggaaaggaagggaatattgTAAACAAGACTCTGCTCCAGCTCCCTTGGTCTCTGTAGGATCAAGGGCT encodes:
- the PAGR1 gene encoding PAXIP1-associated glutamate-rich protein 1 gives rise to the protein MESLVVTTAALEPGEGEVTSGLEALAVEDPAGAPARTDSAQEVEEEEGRERAREEVQVEVEAEESTLEEAPVEPTGTSEEEEEDDDDDEGKEDWCVPCSDEELELPQDGEPWMPPPAEIRKLYELLATHGTLELQAEVLPRRPPTPEVQSEEEKSDEEPEAEEEEEEKPHVPTEFDFDDEPMTPKDSLIDRRRTPGSSARSQKREARLDKVLSDMKRHKKLEEQILRTGRDLFSLDSEDPSPSTTPVRPTGGGLFLRQRKY